The Ketobacter sp. MCCC 1A13808 genome includes a window with the following:
- a CDS encoding TetR/AcrR family transcriptional regulator, producing the protein MNTQSRRQREFRQREQKFVNAARDIIRRESVSNLTMDKIAELTEYAKGTVYKHFSCKEDILCGLCLDGLEHLLNQFEFSTTFPGTCRERILCLAMSYKQFTLQFPEEFDLLISCRTDNIRDKASPLRMQQLDELEQQIIDLLKNLISQAIEKDDLCLPDNMKQDDICFGLWAMTFGMLTLDRTDPTVRSLQSSDTDQLIRSQIGCLLDGYGWAPLSRNHDYDLTYNNILAFLNPAS; encoded by the coding sequence ATGAACACTCAAAGTCGCCGTCAAAGAGAATTCCGGCAGCGGGAACAAAAATTCGTAAATGCCGCCCGTGACATCATTAGACGCGAGAGCGTTTCTAACCTCACCATGGATAAGATAGCTGAGCTCACGGAATACGCAAAAGGTACGGTCTACAAACATTTTTCCTGTAAAGAAGACATACTGTGCGGCCTATGTCTGGACGGGCTTGAACACTTATTAAACCAATTTGAATTCTCGACCACCTTCCCGGGAACATGCCGCGAGCGAATACTCTGTCTCGCCATGAGCTATAAACAATTTACTCTACAGTTTCCGGAAGAATTTGATCTACTGATATCCTGCAGAACGGATAATATCCGAGACAAGGCTTCACCTTTGCGCATGCAACAGCTTGATGAGCTGGAGCAACAGATAATTGATCTACTTAAAAACCTTATTTCTCAAGCAATAGAAAAGGACGACCTCTGCTTGCCGGATAATATGAAACAGGACGATATTTGTTTTGGATTGTGGGCAATGACCTTTGGCATGCTGACATTGGACAGAACAGATCCAACAGTAAGAAGTCTCCAATCATCCGATACAGACCAGCTCATCAGATCCCAGATAGGCTGCCTGCTGGATGGCTATGGATGGGCACCACTGAGCCGGAATCACGACTACGACCTAACCTATAACAATATATTAGCGTTTTTGAACCCAGCCTCGTAA
- a CDS encoding efflux RND transporter permease subunit, translating into MHSPIAVWLVKNRLMLFLISLVLIGVSCYGALNLTVKSDYKIFFEKTNPQMLENERIQQSFSSSDNVLLILNPGDGEIFSREHLDAIESLTRDAWLTPYSQRVDSLTNFQNTFVDGDELLVEDLVSDALNMSDEEIALRKDIAINEPLLVHRLISPSGHVSAINIQLALPEDQTVAIPEVIEYVRTIRDEFVQQHPDMKTMITGMAPLNNAFNEMSQKDSETLVPIMLVVILILVGLLLRSPSSITIVLVIIILSVVTSVCIMGWMDMPINNINSAAPIVILTLAVADCIHILSHFLMGLRRGLSKEDALIQSLDVNIKPVFLTSLTTAIGFLSMLSSESPPFRELGVVSAIGVIAAFLLSLTVMPQLMMWLTKKAPNIDTERTKVFSGLADFTIRHPKKLFYGSLTVSIICIAFIGQNELNDDNFGYFSKNLEVRQAADFTEANLNGVNIIEYALDSGTPNGISDPQFLRKVDEFVNWYRQQPHVTHVFTFTDTLKRLNRNMHDDKKEFYHLPDSKELASQYQLLYEMSLPFGMDLNNQIDLNKSMLRVTVSIKGVKAKEILGLERNAQSWFENNAPELKTVGASPSIMFSSIGQRNIDSMLEGTIIATLIISAILIISLGSWKLGVLSIIPNAFPAAIMLGIWGFLVGEVNLAVAVVFGVTLGIVVDDTVHFMSKYLRGMEVSNGNINKSIHYAFEHVGAALVTTTIVLTLGFGMLALSDFNVNATLGIMVASTILIALIFDFLFLPSMMIHLQKFLGKSKAGNESQ; encoded by the coding sequence ATGCATTCCCCTATCGCCGTTTGGCTAGTTAAAAATAGATTAATGCTGTTTTTAATAAGCCTGGTTTTGATCGGAGTAAGTTGCTATGGCGCGCTGAATCTGACGGTTAAATCAGACTATAAAATATTCTTCGAAAAAACCAATCCGCAAATGCTGGAAAACGAACGAATACAGCAATCCTTCAGTTCCAGTGACAATGTTCTGTTGATCCTGAATCCCGGTGACGGTGAAATATTTAGCCGGGAACATCTGGATGCAATCGAGTCATTAACCCGGGATGCATGGCTGACACCGTATTCCCAGCGTGTTGATTCACTCACTAATTTCCAAAATACTTTTGTGGACGGCGATGAGCTTTTAGTGGAAGACCTGGTTTCCGACGCGCTCAACATGAGTGACGAAGAAATAGCATTGCGTAAAGACATCGCCATCAATGAGCCGTTGCTAGTTCACCGCTTGATATCCCCATCCGGGCACGTATCCGCCATTAACATTCAATTAGCGTTACCTGAAGACCAGACTGTCGCGATACCGGAAGTAATCGAATATGTAAGAACCATCCGGGATGAGTTTGTACAACAGCACCCGGATATGAAAACCATGATCACGGGCATGGCGCCATTGAATAATGCATTCAATGAAATGTCGCAAAAAGACTCGGAAACCCTGGTCCCAATTATGCTGGTGGTCATTTTGATATTAGTAGGCTTGCTGTTGAGATCACCATCGAGCATTACTATTGTATTGGTTATTATTATACTCAGCGTCGTGACATCGGTCTGTATCATGGGCTGGATGGATATGCCGATCAATAACATAAATTCTGCGGCACCGATCGTTATCCTGACCCTGGCAGTCGCAGATTGCATTCACATTCTTTCGCATTTTCTGATGGGCCTGCGTCGAGGTCTAAGCAAAGAAGACGCATTAATACAAAGTTTGGATGTCAATATCAAACCGGTTTTCCTCACAAGCCTGACCACAGCGATTGGTTTTCTGAGCATGTTATCCAGCGAGTCACCGCCGTTTCGTGAACTAGGTGTTGTCTCTGCTATCGGAGTCATCGCCGCATTTTTGTTGTCATTGACCGTGATGCCACAACTGATGATGTGGTTAACGAAAAAAGCCCCCAATATCGATACTGAGCGTACCAAAGTCTTTTCCGGATTGGCTGACTTCACGATCCGGCATCCAAAAAAGTTATTTTACGGTAGCTTGACGGTATCAATAATTTGCATTGCATTTATCGGACAAAATGAATTGAACGACGATAATTTCGGGTATTTCTCCAAGAATCTGGAAGTAAGACAGGCGGCTGATTTCACCGAAGCCAATTTAAATGGTGTGAATATTATTGAATACGCCCTGGACTCAGGAACACCAAACGGTATCAGCGACCCTCAATTCCTTAGAAAAGTCGATGAGTTCGTGAACTGGTATCGTCAGCAACCCCATGTAACGCACGTATTTACCTTTACAGACACGCTAAAACGATTAAATAGAAACATGCATGACGATAAAAAAGAATTTTATCATCTGCCGGATTCCAAAGAATTAGCTTCCCAATATCAATTACTTTATGAAATGTCACTGCCCTTTGGTATGGATCTGAATAACCAAATCGATCTGAACAAATCCATGCTACGCGTCACCGTGAGCATAAAAGGCGTTAAAGCAAAAGAAATTCTTGGATTAGAGCGAAATGCTCAAAGCTGGTTTGAAAATAATGCGCCAGAGCTAAAAACCGTGGGTGCCAGTCCTTCTATCATGTTCTCGTCCATCGGCCAAAGAAACATAGACAGCATGCTGGAAGGCACCATCATCGCAACTCTTATAATCTCGGCCATCTTGATTATATCGTTGGGGTCTTGGAAATTAGGAGTTCTCAGTATCATCCCGAACGCCTTTCCAGCAGCGATTATGCTGGGAATCTGGGGTTTTTTGGTGGGTGAAGTCAATCTGGCCGTCGCTGTGGTTTTTGGGGTCACACTGGGCATAGTAGTAGACGACACCGTGCATTTTATGTCGAAATACCTAAGAGGCATGGAAGTCAGTAACGGCAACATAAACAAGTCAATTCATTACGCGTTTGAACATGTTGGAGCAGCATTAGTAACGACGACTATCGTACTGACACTGGGCTTTGGTATGCTGGCACTGTCTGATTTCAACGTCAACGCAACCTTAGGCATCATGGTCGCGTCGACCATACTGATTGCTCTTATATTCGATTTTCTATTTCTGCCATCCATGATGATTCACTTACAAAAATTTCTGGGGAAAAGTAAGGCAGGCAATGAGAGTCAGTAA
- a CDS encoding cobalamin-binding protein translates to MRVSKCTRSKVSLNSIFLLAAILLSASAASAARDDVVTIKITDDAGQQVSLEQAARRIVSLAPHITEILFAAGSGDRLVGTVNYSDYPAAAKAIPLIGGYNQVNFEKILSLNPDLIIAWRNGNSSETLEMLKTLRIPVYLSEPKDLASIANNIRQMGKLTGTTKIATRAAQKFEKQRDQLIEKNSKKPRIRVFYEAWEDPLYTLGNQHFFSDLLTICGGENIFADLNEPSPTVSIESVVTRDPQVMLSGGHHGGRSLKGWKQKWERWTTIQAIRSGQMYLVDQDIYTRSSPRAVEAAADLCSILNRARAAYGN, encoded by the coding sequence ATGAGAGTCAGTAAGTGTACTAGATCAAAAGTCAGCTTGAACTCAATCTTCTTGCTCGCCGCTATTCTCCTGTCTGCTAGTGCAGCATCAGCAGCCAGGGACGATGTAGTTACGATTAAAATAACAGACGACGCCGGACAGCAAGTAAGCCTTGAACAAGCAGCCCGCCGCATTGTGTCCCTGGCACCCCACATCACAGAAATTCTATTTGCGGCAGGTTCAGGCGATCGTCTGGTGGGTACCGTAAACTACAGCGACTATCCCGCCGCTGCGAAAGCCATCCCGTTGATAGGCGGATATAATCAGGTTAATTTTGAGAAAATACTATCACTCAACCCAGATTTGATAATTGCCTGGCGTAATGGAAACAGCAGTGAAACACTGGAAATGCTAAAAACACTGAGAATCCCGGTCTATTTAAGTGAGCCGAAGGATTTAGCCAGCATTGCCAACAATATCCGCCAAATGGGCAAGCTGACCGGCACCACGAAAATCGCAACCAGGGCCGCCCAGAAGTTTGAAAAACAACGCGATCAACTCATAGAAAAAAACAGTAAAAAACCCCGGATACGGGTTTTTTACGAAGCATGGGAAGATCCTCTGTACACTCTTGGTAACCAGCATTTTTTTTCCGACTTACTTACCATCTGTGGTGGCGAGAATATATTTGCCGATCTTAACGAACCCTCGCCTACTGTCAGCATAGAGTCTGTCGTCACCCGCGATCCGCAGGTGATGCTCAGCGGCGGACATCACGGGGGTCGTTCACTCAAGGGCTGGAAACAAAAATGGGAACGATGGACCACAATACAGGCCATCCGATCAGGGCAAATGTATCTGGTAGACCAGGATATTTACACCCGCTCATCTCCTCGCGCAGTAGAGGCCGCAGCCGATCTTTGCAGCATTCTGAATCGGGCTCGAGCGGCTTATGGGAATTAA
- the rimO gene encoding 30S ribosomal protein S12 methylthiotransferase RimO: MDTGRKKVGFISLGCPKALVDSERILTQLKTDGYDIVPSYDQADIVVVNTCGFIDDAKRESLETIGEALQENGKVIVTGCMGGEAEQITSVHPSVLSVTGPQAYEEVVSAVHKHVPALNTHDPFTDLVPPQGIKLTPRHYAYLKISEGCNHRCTFCIIPSLRGDLVSRPVGDVMEEAQRLVEAGVQELLVISQDTSAYGIDIKYRTGFWQGRPLKSNMQALCEALSSLGVWVRLHYVYPYPHVDKIIPLMTEGKLLPYLDIPFQHGSPGVLKAMKRPAHAENTLERIHKWRDLCPDLTLRSTFIVGFPGETDQDFDVLLNFIEQAQLDRVGCFQYSAVEGAKANDLPDPVPEQLKQERFERFMEVQAKISSKRLQAKIGKTLEVIIDEVDGEGAIGRTQSDAPEIDGLVFLNGETELLPGDLVRAKIFQADEHDLWAELSH; this comes from the coding sequence ATGGATACTGGCCGCAAAAAAGTTGGATTTATATCCTTGGGCTGTCCGAAAGCGCTGGTGGACTCTGAGCGTATTCTGACGCAACTCAAAACAGATGGATACGACATCGTACCCAGCTACGACCAAGCTGACATTGTGGTGGTGAACACTTGCGGGTTTATAGACGACGCCAAGCGTGAATCGCTGGAAACCATCGGCGAAGCCCTGCAAGAAAATGGCAAGGTGATCGTGACCGGCTGTATGGGAGGCGAGGCCGAGCAGATAACATCAGTACACCCCAGCGTGCTCAGCGTAACCGGTCCCCAGGCCTACGAAGAAGTCGTCAGTGCCGTGCATAAACACGTGCCCGCCCTCAATACTCATGACCCCTTCACAGATCTGGTGCCACCCCAGGGCATCAAGTTAACTCCCCGCCACTACGCCTATCTGAAAATTTCCGAAGGCTGCAATCATCGCTGTACATTTTGTATCATCCCGTCTTTGCGTGGTGACCTGGTAAGCCGGCCAGTGGGCGATGTGATGGAAGAAGCGCAACGCTTGGTGGAAGCCGGGGTTCAGGAATTATTGGTCATTTCCCAAGACACCAGCGCTTATGGTATTGACATCAAGTACCGGACCGGATTCTGGCAGGGTCGCCCGCTAAAATCCAACATGCAGGCCCTGTGCGAAGCGCTATCAAGCTTGGGAGTATGGGTTCGCTTGCACTATGTGTACCCCTACCCTCACGTGGATAAAATCATTCCATTAATGACCGAGGGCAAGCTACTGCCTTACCTGGATATCCCGTTCCAACACGGCAGCCCTGGCGTATTAAAAGCAATGAAACGTCCTGCCCATGCCGAAAACACACTTGAGCGCATCCATAAGTGGCGGGACCTGTGCCCCGACCTCACCCTTCGTAGTACCTTCATTGTGGGATTTCCGGGAGAAACCGATCAGGATTTCGATGTTCTATTAAATTTTATCGAGCAAGCCCAACTCGATCGGGTCGGTTGCTTTCAGTATTCCGCGGTGGAAGGCGCCAAAGCGAACGATTTGCCTGACCCGGTTCCGGAGCAACTTAAACAAGAACGATTCGAACGCTTCATGGAAGTCCAGGCCAAAATCTCTTCGAAACGTTTACAGGCAAAAATCGGTAAAACGCTGGAGGTTATAATCGATGAAGTTGACGGAGAAGGCGCAATCGGACGCACGCAATCGGATGCACCTGAAATAGACGGACTGGTTTTCCTGAATGGCGAAACAGAGCTGTTACCCGGCGATTTAGTTAGGGCAAAGATATTTCAGGCCGATGAGCATGATTTGTGGGCAGAGCTTTCACACTAG
- a CDS encoding cereblon family protein, whose translation MDCLDHNAPTPIEQWLTSLQTKVGSEDEINPEKSVVRCRACSALITKNEFLIPILGETNHFFVNPAGAGFDIQTYQIAEGCVLAGAVTDYFSWFQGFAWQYSFCKQCNSHLGWYYSCEGIEGFFGLVTDRLILD comes from the coding sequence ATGGATTGTCTTGACCACAATGCCCCAACTCCCATTGAACAATGGCTTACCTCTTTGCAAACGAAAGTGGGTTCCGAAGATGAAATTAATCCGGAAAAGTCAGTGGTACGGTGCCGGGCATGTAGCGCGCTTATTACCAAAAATGAGTTCCTGATTCCGATTCTGGGAGAAACCAACCATTTTTTTGTAAATCCTGCCGGAGCCGGTTTCGATATCCAAACCTACCAGATTGCAGAAGGCTGCGTGTTGGCCGGCGCCGTTACCGATTACTTTTCCTGGTTCCAGGGTTTCGCATGGCAATACAGCTTTTGCAAACAGTGCAATAGTCACCTGGGCTGGTATTATAGCTGTGAAGGAATCGAAGGCTTTTTCGGCTTAGTGACCGACCGTTTGATTCTGGATTAA
- the yfbR gene encoding 5'-deoxynucleotidase produces the protein MHHFFAYISKLKYILRWGLKRNVENENVKEHSFDVATIAHALALIRNRYYGGALNPSDIAVMALYHDVSEVLTGDLPGPIKYFNPSIAVAYKAVEKAAKSKLLTMLPDELQADYRPFICDDELPLDTRRLLKAADVLSAYIKCIQEVESHNHEFQVAKQRIEGMLEEYNMPEVAYFIEKFLPSYKLTLDELG, from the coding sequence TTGCATCATTTTTTCGCATATATCTCAAAGCTAAAATATATCCTGCGTTGGGGGTTGAAGCGAAATGTAGAAAACGAAAATGTTAAAGAACACAGTTTTGATGTTGCGACCATCGCTCACGCACTGGCCTTGATCCGTAATCGTTATTACGGAGGCGCGCTGAACCCCTCTGACATTGCGGTAATGGCGCTTTACCATGATGTTTCGGAAGTGTTGACTGGCGATTTGCCCGGGCCGATCAAGTACTTTAACCCCTCGATTGCGGTCGCTTATAAAGCGGTTGAAAAAGCAGCTAAATCCAAGTTGTTGACGATGTTGCCCGATGAGTTGCAGGCGGATTACCGGCCTTTTATATGTGACGATGAATTACCCCTTGATACCCGTAGATTGTTGAAGGCCGCTGACGTGCTTTCGGCCTACATAAAGTGCATTCAGGAAGTGGAATCGCATAATCACGAATTTCAGGTTGCCAAGCAGCGTATTGAGGGGATGTTGGAAGAATATAATATGCCGGAGGTGGCGTATTTTATCGAGAAGTTTTTGCCGAGTTACAAGTTAACATTGGACGAGTTGGGGTAG
- a CDS encoding PhoH family protein, protein MSVKAESTKKAYVIDTNVLIHDPNSILNFDEHLVIIPMTVLEELDKLKNGNKSLAADCRSAIRLIDSIITDSPTERLQQGVPIPRHNGTSHSGKLAIMMNRSGEPPEACLPNDNNDNKIINRVVQMQMENPEVKHTLVTKDINMRLKARGCCIHAEDYHNDQLISDVKQLSTGYHDFNGSFWDRVSHVDTIQQGNGTYHSLAREIFEGPLFVNQYILDEQDFLARIEEVTDEHVLIKHVPRESVMNQSAWGLQPRNIYQAMALHALLDTDIHLVNLTGPAGSGKTILALAAAIEMTVAHKLYNKIIVTRSTPPLAEDQGFLPGTEEEKMDPWLGAITDNIEALHIQDESPQGSIEYVKSKANIQFKALNYIRGRSFQRSLILIDESQNLTPHQMKAIITRAGEGSKVVCLGNLAQIDTPYLSPISSGLTYMAERFKGFKHSTSIRLNGIPRSLLAEYAEANL, encoded by the coding sequence ATGAGTGTAAAAGCTGAAAGTACCAAGAAAGCTTACGTTATTGATACCAATGTCCTGATACACGATCCGAACTCCATTCTTAATTTCGATGAACATCTTGTAATAATTCCCATGACCGTGCTTGAGGAGTTGGACAAGCTCAAAAACGGCAACAAGTCGTTAGCTGCGGATTGCCGTTCAGCAATCCGTCTGATTGACAGTATTATCACCGATAGTCCCACTGAACGGTTGCAGCAGGGCGTGCCTATTCCGCGTCACAATGGCACCAGTCATAGTGGCAAATTGGCTATTATGATGAATAGAAGCGGTGAACCCCCCGAAGCCTGCCTGCCTAACGACAACAACGATAATAAAATTATCAACAGAGTCGTGCAGATGCAGATGGAAAACCCCGAGGTAAAACACACCTTGGTGACCAAGGATATTAATATGCGCCTTAAGGCGCGCGGTTGCTGCATACACGCCGAGGATTACCACAACGATCAGCTAATTTCCGATGTTAAACAACTTTCCACCGGATACCACGATTTTAATGGTTCCTTTTGGGACCGGGTATCCCATGTGGATACGATTCAGCAAGGCAACGGCACTTACCACTCGCTTGCCCGCGAAATATTCGAAGGGCCCTTGTTTGTTAATCAATACATTTTAGATGAACAGGACTTTCTGGCGCGTATCGAGGAAGTTACTGATGAGCATGTTTTGATTAAACATGTGCCTCGTGAGTCGGTAATGAATCAGTCCGCTTGGGGCCTGCAGCCACGTAATATTTATCAGGCAATGGCGTTACATGCATTACTCGATACGGATATTCATCTTGTTAACCTGACTGGGCCGGCAGGCTCGGGAAAGACCATTCTGGCGCTGGCTGCTGCCATCGAGATGACGGTGGCACACAAGCTTTACAACAAGATTATAGTAACCCGCTCGACACCACCTCTGGCAGAAGATCAAGGTTTTCTTCCGGGCACAGAAGAGGAAAAAATGGACCCCTGGCTGGGTGCCATCACTGATAACATCGAAGCGCTGCATATTCAGGACGAGAGCCCTCAAGGGAGTATCGAATACGTTAAATCAAAGGCAAATATCCAGTTCAAAGCGTTGAACTATATTCGAGGGCGCAGCTTTCAGCGTAGTTTGATTTTAATTGATGAATCACAGAACCTGACCCCGCATCAAATGAAGGCCATTATTACCCGAGCAGGCGAGGGCAGTAAGGTGGTGTGTCTGGGTAATTTGGCGCAGATCGACACGCCTTATCTGAGTCCCATTAGTTCGGGTTTGACCTATATGGCGGAGCGCTTTAAAGGATTTAAACATTCTACCAGTATCCGTCTGAACGGTATTCCCAGATCCTTGCTGGCGGAGTACGCTGAAGCGAATCTTTAA
- a CDS encoding EAL domain-containing protein: MTHIRSNGYSHHLLLVDEKSDLLESLQTEIIDKGYRTISSNNTREALEQLKKSNFDLVIMDLVNPDETGQEIMQFLQEQRDKIPVIVLSKNYRSALVTDALKRNAFYFLRKPNLDRELVSCIQKALEQRRLQHEYDTIEQRIKQAESMREFMVNYSPDLIYVLNEKGYITFVNDQVETLLNISKQDIVGQHFSELMSDEEHRQHPYVFNERRAEQRKNQRKEIRLRKRLSMRSDGKSTSLSMPFEINAVGIYETCIKSGNAEFKGTYGIARDITDRKQAESLMRFQAYHDLLTGLPNRSLFRDRLSLAISHAKRSSSKVAVMFLDLDRFKFINDTLGHNIGDQLLQSVARRISECLREGDTLSRFGGDEFTLLLPNLKSQNDAQIIARKIISELQQPFHIESQELFVSCSTGISVYPDHGEQIDLLIQNADIAMFHTKSRGKNGFQFFTERMNQSYTNSFTIERDLRSCLEQNELYLEYQPIINIETQHVYALEAYLRWQHPTKGVVKPGEFLEIAQETGIIIDMGIWVVNQVCADLEEWANPVLKIAINFSPQQVEHEDFEHCLMSAVKAHNVSPNQIELEITEQLLLRDHSMIKAKLKRLSRLGFSIAVDDFGTGFSSLSNLHLLPINTIKLDPSFLKHIGEEFNSGDACIVNAISAMATGLNLNLVAEGVETEKQRDYLSKLGCNNMQGYLFQEPVSSEEARNILVAPLYKA, from the coding sequence ATGACGCACATTCGCAGCAATGGTTATTCCCACCATTTACTTTTGGTTGATGAGAAAAGCGACTTGTTAGAAAGCCTGCAAACCGAAATTATTGATAAGGGCTATCGAACAATCAGTTCAAACAATACGAGGGAGGCGCTTGAACAACTAAAAAAGTCTAACTTTGACCTCGTCATTATGGATCTGGTGAATCCGGATGAAACAGGTCAGGAGATAATGCAGTTTTTACAGGAACAGCGCGATAAAATCCCTGTCATTGTGCTCAGTAAAAATTACAGATCCGCCCTCGTAACCGATGCCCTTAAGCGGAACGCGTTTTACTTCTTACGCAAACCCAACCTGGACAGAGAGTTAGTCAGTTGTATTCAGAAAGCATTGGAGCAACGCAGGCTGCAACACGAATATGACACCATAGAACAACGCATCAAGCAGGCAGAGTCCATGCGCGAATTTATGGTGAACTATTCTCCCGATTTGATCTATGTACTGAATGAAAAAGGGTACATCACTTTTGTCAATGATCAGGTCGAAACCCTCCTCAACATCAGCAAGCAAGACATCGTTGGCCAACACTTTAGTGAACTCATGAGCGATGAGGAGCATAGGCAACATCCCTATGTCTTTAATGAGCGCCGCGCTGAGCAACGCAAGAATCAGCGCAAAGAAATCCGTCTACGCAAACGACTCAGTATGAGGAGTGATGGCAAATCCACCTCACTATCGATGCCCTTTGAAATCAATGCGGTTGGGATTTATGAGACTTGCATAAAGAGCGGCAATGCGGAATTCAAAGGAACCTATGGCATTGCCAGGGATATCACGGATCGCAAGCAAGCGGAATCACTTATGCGATTCCAGGCTTATCATGATTTGCTAACCGGGTTACCAAACCGGTCGCTGTTTCGGGACCGGCTCTCCCTTGCTATTTCGCATGCCAAACGCAGCAGTTCGAAAGTCGCTGTTATGTTTCTCGATCTGGATCGTTTCAAATTCATTAACGACACCCTGGGCCACAACATTGGCGATCAATTATTACAATCCGTAGCCCGCCGTATCAGCGAATGTCTGCGCGAAGGAGACACGCTTTCCCGATTTGGTGGCGATGAATTTACGTTATTATTACCGAACCTGAAGAGCCAGAACGATGCCCAGATCATCGCCCGAAAAATCATAAGCGAACTGCAACAGCCTTTCCATATCGAGTCTCAGGAGTTGTTTGTGTCCTGTTCAACCGGAATTTCAGTGTACCCGGATCATGGAGAACAAATCGATCTGCTGATACAAAATGCCGACATTGCTATGTTTCATACCAAATCACGCGGCAAAAACGGCTTTCAGTTTTTTACAGAACGCATGAATCAGTCCTACACCAACAGCTTTACCATTGAGCGGGATTTGCGTAGTTGCCTGGAACAGAATGAGTTGTACCTGGAATATCAACCTATTATTAATATCGAAACACAGCATGTATATGCACTGGAAGCCTATCTGCGTTGGCAGCACCCGACCAAGGGCGTCGTCAAGCCCGGAGAATTTCTTGAGATTGCGCAAGAAACCGGAATTATTATCGATATGGGAATATGGGTGGTTAATCAAGTGTGTGCTGACCTGGAGGAATGGGCCAACCCGGTGTTAAAAATTGCAATTAACTTCTCCCCGCAACAAGTAGAGCACGAGGATTTTGAGCACTGTCTAATGAGCGCAGTGAAAGCTCATAATGTTTCTCCGAACCAGATCGAACTTGAAATCACGGAGCAGTTACTTCTCCGAGACCATTCCATGATCAAAGCCAAACTAAAACGATTGAGTCGATTGGGTTTCTCGATCGCCGTTGACGATTTCGGTACCGGCTTCTCTTCCTTGAGCAATCTGCACCTACTCCCCATTAACACCATCAAGCTAGACCCTTCTTTTCTTAAGCATATCGGTGAAGAATTCAACTCGGGGGACGCCTGCATTGTCAACGCTATCAGCGCGATGGCGACCGGCCTTAATCTGAACCTGGTAGCAGAAGGCGTTGAAACGGAAAAGCAACGGGACTATCTGAGCAAACTGGGTTGCAACAATATGCAAGGCTATTTATTTCAGGAGCCCGTCTCCAGCGAAGAGGCAAGAAACATACTGGTCGCCCCGCTTTATAAAGCATAA